A genomic stretch from Erigeron canadensis isolate Cc75 chromosome 9, C_canadensis_v1, whole genome shotgun sequence includes:
- the LOC122582463 gene encoding uncharacterized protein LOC122582463, giving the protein MPHKTRPMAALLLFTGLNVVLVSTITPVYDFVCFNPYWERRRERRRMEREAKLAEGSNIGMN; this is encoded by the exons ATGCCGCATAAAACGCGTCCCATGGCTGCACTTTTGTTATTCACTGGACTAAATGTTGTTTTGGTGTCAACGATTACGCCTGTCTATGATTTTGTCTGCTTTAATCCGTATTGGGAACGGAGG AGGGAACGTCGACGAATGGAGCGTGAAGCTAAGTTGGCAGAAGGTTCAAACATCGGGATGAACTGA